From the Thermovirga lienii DSM 17291 genome, one window contains:
- a CDS encoding cytidylate kinase (PFAM: Cytidylate kinase~TIGRFAM: cytidylate kinase~COGs: COG0283 Cytidylate kinase~InterPro IPR003136: IPR000623: IPR011994~KEGG: brm:Bmur_0695 cytidylate kinase~PFAM: cytidylate kinase region; shikimate kinase~SPTR: Cytidylate kinase;~TIGRFAM: cytidylate kinase), translating into MCNEKEGKFVIITIDGPAGAGKSTVAKKVAHTLGYEYLDTGALYRAIALYLRDKKVPPVESDEMRTALSNVDIHFEKERIYLDGRDVSAEIRTVEIETIVSSYAKLSMVREKLLEIQRKLGSLGNIVADGRDMGTVVFPEAILKIYLNAELKERAKRRWNDIKASGRDLSLEEVEVQLKKRDEEDSKRKHSPLRVPDGAFVIDSTDLTADQIAERVVELAENVIKSRGDCR; encoded by the coding sequence ATGTGCAATGAAAAAGAGGGGAAATTTGTGATTATAACCATTGACGGGCCAGCTGGAGCGGGAAAGAGTACTGTAGCAAAGAAAGTGGCTCATACCTTAGGATATGAGTACTTGGATACTGGAGCTTTATATCGTGCTATCGCCTTGTATCTTAGGGACAAGAAAGTTCCTCCAGTTGAGTCAGACGAGATGAGAACTGCTTTATCCAACGTGGATATACACTTTGAGAAGGAAAGAATATACCTGGATGGGCGAGACGTTTCGGCAGAGATAAGGACAGTCGAAATAGAGACGATAGTCTCATCTTATGCAAAACTGAGTATGGTGAGGGAGAAACTGTTGGAAATTCAGAGAAAACTAGGATCGTTAGGCAACATAGTTGCTGATGGCAGAGATATGGGAACAGTTGTTTTCCCGGAGGCGATCCTCAAAATCTACCTTAATGCGGAGTTGAAGGAAAGGGCTAAAAGGCGCTGGAACGACATAAAAGCTAGTGGGAGAGACCTATCTTTAGAGGAAGTAGAAGTCCAGCTCAAGAAAAGGGATGAGGAGGACAGTAAAAGGAAACATTCGCCCCTCCGTGTGCCTGATGGGGCGTTTGTAATAGATAGCACGGATCTGACTGCCGATCAAATAGCAGAAAGAGTTGTAGAGTTAGCGGAAAATGTTATTAAATCCAGAGGAGATTGCAGATGA
- a CDS encoding pseudouridine synthase (PFAM: RNA pseudouridylate synthase; S4 domain~TIGRFAM: pseudouridine synthase~COGs: COG1187 16S rRNA uridine-516 pseudouridylate synthase and related pseudouridylate synthase~InterPro IPR018496: IPR002942: IPR000748: IPR006145~KEGG: aco:Amico_1090 pseudouridine synthase~PFAM: pseudouridine synthase; RNA-binding S4 domain protein~SMART: RNA-binding S4 domain protein~SPTR: Pseudouridine synthase;~manually curated), which translates to MEANKLRLNRYLALCGLGSRRSVEELIRTGRVKINGKLAQSFHVKVASDDCVEVDGNRVRPLNFVYLVFHKPPGYVCAVKDRHNATIFSLLPGKYNDLGLFPVGRLDKMSEGLLILTNDGELSFNLTHPSSRIVKTYEVLMDRPLRDSDIMRLKRGATVEGLHVAPIDVTILERPPYGRWVKIRLGEGRKREIRVMALEAKLKVIRLIRRAIGKMILKELSPGAYKEVTLKDLMYLIRSGGFV; encoded by the coding sequence ATGGAAGCCAATAAACTTCGATTGAACCGTTATCTTGCCCTTTGCGGATTGGGATCAAGGCGAAGTGTTGAAGAGCTCATAAGGACAGGGCGAGTAAAGATAAACGGCAAATTGGCGCAATCGTTTCATGTAAAGGTTGCTAGTGATGATTGTGTTGAAGTCGATGGAAATAGAGTAAGGCCTTTAAACTTTGTGTACCTTGTCTTCCATAAACCTCCTGGGTATGTGTGCGCGGTTAAGGATAGACATAATGCAACTATTTTTTCTCTTTTGCCTGGTAAGTATAATGATTTAGGGCTATTTCCAGTGGGAAGGCTGGATAAGATGTCAGAGGGACTTTTAATTTTGACGAATGATGGGGAATTGTCCTTCAATTTAACACACCCTAGTAGTAGAATAGTCAAAACATATGAAGTTTTGATGGATAGGCCTCTGCGCGACTCAGATATCATGAGGTTGAAAAGAGGTGCCACAGTGGAGGGCCTTCATGTAGCTCCAATCGATGTGACCATATTGGAAAGGCCTCCGTATGGTCGTTGGGTTAAAATACGTTTGGGAGAGGGCAGAAAAAGAGAAATTAGGGTCATGGCTTTGGAAGCTAAACTTAAAGTCATTAGGCTTATAAGAAGAGCCATAGGTAAAATGATCCTGAAAGAGCTTTCTCCCGGGGCTTACAAGGAAGTTACGTTAAAGGACCTGATGTATCTTATAAGATCAGGTGGATTTGTATAG
- a CDS encoding chromosome segregation and condensation protein, ScpB (PFAM: Putative transcriptional regulators (Ypuh-like)~TIGRFAM: segregation and condensation protein B~COGs: COG1386 transcriptional regulator protein containing the HTH domain~InterPro IPR005234~KEGG: aco:Amico_1091 chromosome segregation and condensation protein, ScpB~PFAM: chromosome segregation and condensation protein ScpB~SPTR: Chromosome segregation and condensation protein, ScpB;~TIGRFAM: segregation and condensation protein B) produces MLSIVAQSIEVLLFVSFEPLSEEKLAEVIGVSQKSIKESILELADHYEKFHGLRLRKVSGGWKIFTAPNLSEVVEALSNKETHSRLKLSKAAMETLAVVAFSQPVTRAEIEEIRGVRCDKVLETLLSNGLIRVAGRKKGTGTPLLYRTTDKFLEIFGLSAISDLPTLDEIQEMYSSEDNEGQNEGTEKHGHGSQ; encoded by the coding sequence GTGCTTTCTATTGTGGCCCAATCGATTGAAGTTTTGCTCTTCGTGTCTTTTGAGCCCTTGTCAGAAGAGAAATTGGCGGAAGTTATAGGAGTATCTCAAAAGTCCATAAAGGAATCTATTTTGGAACTTGCAGACCATTATGAAAAGTTTCATGGCTTGAGGCTTCGCAAAGTGTCGGGAGGTTGGAAGATATTCACGGCTCCAAATTTATCCGAAGTAGTAGAGGCCCTTTCCAACAAGGAGACTCATAGTCGACTTAAACTTAGCAAGGCGGCCATGGAGACGCTGGCTGTAGTGGCTTTCAGTCAACCTGTCACAAGGGCAGAAATAGAGGAAATAAGAGGAGTAAGATGTGATAAGGTATTGGAAACCTTACTCAGTAATGGGCTGATAAGGGTTGCTGGAAGGAAGAAAGGCACAGGCACTCCTCTTTTGTATAGAACAACTGACAAGTTCTTGGAAATATTTGGCTTAAGCGCCATAAGCGACCTGCCTACTCTAGATGAGATTCAGGAGATGTATTCCAGCGAAGACAATGAAGGACAGAATGAGGGAACAGAGAAACATGGACATGGAAGCCAATAA
- a CDS encoding condensin subunit ScpA (PFAM: ScpA/B protein~COGs: COG1354 conserved hypothetical protein~InterPro IPR003768~KEGG: aco:Amico_1092 chromosome segregation and condensation protein ScpA~PFAM: chromosome segregation and condensation protein ScpA~SPTR: Chromosome segregation and condensation protein ScpA), protein MSSRDILQVEIGDFAGPLDLLCHLVENRQIQASSIRVSDLIDIYARYLVEIKDVPLGKVAQIFILVSKILLMKIRALFPDKKTQEETTEQEEKLEDIELDDVLRQYKPYRLAARYLWELKEIEDRCYGRPFFDKPLNDDPMIYLVGDLYALSVLWFRLYRDRISRQRQKDKNVILSAPIVFETVPEEVQVERKIKELKEILKVRHKTELGELVEKSKGKAEVIITLLALLEMCRLGLIKISQERHFDTLIIWREPGAFYCGPID, encoded by the coding sequence TTGTCCAGCAGAGACATATTACAAGTTGAGATAGGGGACTTTGCAGGTCCCCTTGATCTTCTTTGTCACCTGGTTGAGAACAGACAAATACAAGCTTCCTCTATTAGAGTCAGTGATCTTATCGATATCTACGCTAGGTATCTTGTGGAGATTAAGGATGTACCTTTGGGCAAAGTGGCGCAGATTTTCATTCTTGTTTCCAAAATACTTTTAATGAAAATAAGAGCTTTATTCCCTGATAAGAAAACCCAAGAAGAGACAACAGAACAAGAGGAAAAGCTAGAAGACATCGAGCTGGATGACGTTTTGCGGCAGTACAAGCCTTACAGACTGGCTGCTAGATATTTGTGGGAGCTAAAGGAGATAGAGGATAGGTGCTATGGTAGACCGTTTTTTGACAAGCCCTTGAACGACGATCCGATGATATACTTGGTCGGAGACCTTTATGCCCTTTCTGTTTTGTGGTTCAGACTTTACAGAGATAGAATAAGCCGTCAACGACAGAAAGATAAGAACGTTATCTTGAGCGCTCCTATTGTTTTTGAAACTGTACCAGAAGAGGTGCAGGTGGAAAGAAAAATCAAGGAGTTAAAAGAAATACTAAAGGTGAGGCATAAAACCGAACTTGGTGAGCTGGTGGAAAAATCTAAAGGTAAGGCAGAAGTGATAATTACGTTGCTTGCGTTACTAGAGATGTGCAGGTTAGGGTTGATAAAAATCAGCCAAGAACGACACTTTGATACCTTGATAATATGGAGGGAGCCCGGTGCTTTCTATTGTGGCCCAATCGATTGA
- a CDS encoding tryptophanyl-tRNA synthetase (PFAM: tRNA synthetases class I (W and Y)~TIGRFAM: tryptophanyl-tRNA synthetase~COGs: COG0180 Tryptophanyl-tRNA synthetase~InterPro IPR001412: IPR002306: IPR002305~KEGG: aco:Amico_1093 tryptophanyl-tRNA synthetase~PFAM: aminoacyl-tRNA synthetase class Ib~PRIAM: Tryptophan--tRNA ligase~SPTR: Tryptophanyl-tRNA synthetase;~TIGRFAM: tryptophanyl-tRNA synthetase), translated as MGKRIFSGMRPTGRLHLGHLAGALTNWVKLQDDNECFYCIVDWHALMSDYADSSKIKSNCKEVFLDWLAAGLDPEKATIFIQSHVPYHTELHLALSMVTPLGWLERNPTYKDQILNIQNKDLSTYAFLGYPVLMAADILLYKGEAVPVGEDQTAHLELTREIARRFNNFYGDIFPEPEGLFTETPKVPGTDGRKMSKSYGNSIDIADEPEVIWEKLRTMMTDPARERRKDPGDPAKCPVWDLHKVFNKNAAEKESLAEGCRTAGIGCVECKKSLYGHVMTLLEPIQQRRAYYETHGDEVTDILREGAKVAKEVAAKTMSEVVEAIGFVER; from the coding sequence ATGGGTAAGAGAATATTCAGCGGTATGAGACCTACAGGCAGATTGCACCTTGGGCATTTGGCTGGAGCATTGACCAATTGGGTCAAGTTGCAGGATGATAATGAATGTTTTTACTGTATAGTGGACTGGCATGCCTTGATGTCAGATTATGCAGATAGTTCAAAAATAAAATCCAATTGCAAAGAGGTTTTCCTGGATTGGCTTGCAGCCGGACTGGATCCCGAAAAGGCTACAATTTTTATTCAATCTCATGTGCCATATCATACGGAGTTACATTTGGCACTGTCCATGGTTACACCTTTGGGATGGTTGGAGAGGAACCCCACGTATAAAGATCAAATACTGAACATCCAAAACAAGGATCTGAGCACCTATGCCTTTTTGGGCTACCCTGTATTGATGGCAGCTGATATATTGCTGTACAAAGGAGAAGCGGTTCCGGTTGGAGAAGACCAGACTGCACACTTGGAGCTTACCAGGGAAATAGCTAGGAGGTTCAATAACTTCTATGGGGATATTTTCCCTGAACCGGAAGGTTTGTTCACAGAGACCCCAAAAGTCCCTGGAACAGATGGGAGAAAAATGAGCAAATCTTACGGAAATTCCATAGATATAGCTGATGAGCCGGAGGTCATATGGGAGAAACTTCGAACCATGATGACCGACCCGGCAAGGGAGAGAAGAAAAGACCCAGGAGATCCTGCCAAGTGCCCGGTTTGGGATCTACACAAAGTATTTAACAAAAATGCTGCGGAAAAAGAAAGCCTCGCGGAAGGTTGCCGTACAGCGGGCATAGGCTGTGTAGAGTGCAAAAAGTCCCTCTATGGCCATGTCATGACTTTGCTCGAGCCAATTCAACAAAGGAGGGCCTATTACGAAACACATGGCGATGAGGTAACAGATATTTTGCGTGAGGGTGCCAAGGTCGCGAAAGAAGTGGCGGCCAAGACTATGAGCGAAGTGGTAGAAGCGATAGGTTTTGTGGAAAGATAA
- a CDS encoding protein of unknown function DUF34 (PFAM: NIF3 (NGG1p interacting factor 3)~TIGRFAM: dinuclear metal center protein, YbgI/SA1388 family~COGs: COG0327 conserved hypothetical protein~InterPro IPR002678~KEGG: aco:Amico_1094 protein of unknown function DUF34~PFAM: protein of unknown function DUF34~SPTR: Putative uncharacterized protein) has translation MSSITIGEVLKAIDSFSPFVYAYDWDNCGLIIGSPEQKVEKIAVSLDLNMKSLEIAVEKRCDCIVTHHPLLFNPIKQIDLSSHVGKIIDKVMKTGINVIAAHTNWDVSPEGGNKFLASKLGLVKVEPISLARHGLPAPSWDGVLGRLEVPLDLEAFAEDVKRKGKFSWVKYYGRTSKVTTVALCEGSGGDLWKEALKAGACVFVTAELKHHQVQEALEAGLSLIEVSHAQMEDLTMEALAEKIKGTMGLDVVLISGSFEECKLI, from the coding sequence ATGAGTTCCATAACTATAGGAGAAGTACTGAAAGCCATAGATTCTTTTTCTCCTTTCGTTTATGCCTATGATTGGGACAACTGTGGCCTCATAATAGGTTCTCCAGAGCAGAAGGTTGAAAAAATAGCAGTATCTCTGGACCTTAACATGAAAAGTTTGGAAATAGCGGTAGAGAAAAGATGCGATTGTATAGTTACCCATCACCCTTTATTATTTAATCCAATCAAGCAAATAGACCTTTCATCTCATGTGGGTAAGATCATAGATAAGGTTATGAAAACTGGCATTAATGTGATAGCAGCTCACACTAACTGGGACGTTTCGCCTGAGGGTGGAAATAAATTTTTGGCTTCCAAATTAGGACTTGTAAAAGTGGAGCCCATCTCGCTGGCAAGGCATGGCTTGCCAGCTCCATCTTGGGATGGTGTGTTGGGTAGACTGGAAGTTCCCTTGGATTTGGAGGCTTTTGCAGAAGATGTTAAAAGAAAGGGTAAATTCTCTTGGGTCAAGTACTATGGACGTACATCAAAAGTGACGACGGTGGCTTTATGTGAAGGTTCTGGCGGAGATTTGTGGAAAGAGGCCCTTAAAGCTGGAGCTTGTGTTTTTGTTACAGCTGAGCTGAAACATCATCAAGTACAAGAGGCCCTGGAGGCTGGCTTATCCTTGATAGAGGTAAGTCACGCACAGATGGAGGACTTGACTATGGAGGCTCTTGCGGAAAAAATAAAAGGAACCATGGGATTAGATGTGGTATTGATATCAGGTTCCTTTGAAGAGTGCAAACTGATATAA
- a CDS encoding 4Fe-4S ferredoxin iron-sulfur binding domain protein (PFAM: 4Fe-4S binding domain~InterPro IPR017900: IPR001080: IPR017896~KEGG: aco:Amico_1152 4Fe-4S ferredoxin iron-sulfur binding domain protein~SPTR: 4Fe-4S ferredoxin iron-sulfur binding domain protein), whose protein sequence is MKVHLNEEECIGCGVCAQICPEVFELNEDAGKAKVIRPEGAECAQEAADSCPVSCIEVSE, encoded by the coding sequence GTGAAAGTTCACCTAAACGAGGAAGAGTGTATTGGATGCGGAGTTTGCGCTCAGATATGCCCTGAGGTCTTCGAGCTGAACGAAGATGCTGGTAAGGCAAAAGTTATACGACCAGAAGGAGCGGAATGTGCGCAAGAGGCTGCAGATAGTTGTCCGGTCAGCTGCATTGAGGTTAGCGAATAA
- a CDS encoding phosphoribosyltransferase (PFAM: Phosphoribosyl transferase domain; Bacterial purine repressor, N-terminal~TIGRFAM: pur operon repressor, Bacillus subtilis type~COGs: COG0503 Adenine/guanine phosphoribosyltransferase and related PRPP-binding protein~InterPro IPR000836: IPR015265~KEGG: aco:Amico_1153 phosphoribosyltransferase~PFAM: phosphoribosyltransferase~SPTR: Phosphoribosyltransferase), whose protein sequence is MKAERIERLIRIVTGFLLNPSDSVSLTNMARQFGVSKTVISDDISMIDASLEKEGIGRVNVSKGRGGGAFLKPSLRQDIRYEWLEEIANLLEDQGRLLPGSLVYYSDVLFNPKYASRLGHILASDFSESEADIVMTSEVKGIPLAIFTAFHLGLPLAVCRFRNRASDGPAVSVHYQAARGEIRTMFMGTRNLPRGSRVLIIDDFMRGGSTVSGMMAVAKEFGATPVGVGVFMVSSEPAEKAVDNYKALLRMEKESDGAVKISVEKSI, encoded by the coding sequence ATGAAAGCGGAGAGAATAGAGCGATTGATAAGAATCGTAACAGGATTTCTGTTGAACCCAAGCGATTCTGTTTCGTTGACGAACATGGCAAGACAATTTGGTGTATCTAAGACAGTGATAAGCGACGATATTTCCATGATAGATGCCTCTCTGGAAAAAGAAGGCATAGGCAGGGTGAATGTGAGCAAGGGAAGAGGCGGAGGAGCCTTTCTTAAGCCTTCCTTGCGTCAAGATATAAGATACGAATGGTTGGAAGAAATAGCTAATTTGTTGGAAGATCAGGGGAGACTTCTTCCTGGATCCTTGGTTTACTATAGCGATGTTCTTTTTAACCCCAAATATGCTTCCAGATTGGGACATATACTTGCCTCTGATTTCTCTGAGTCTGAGGCTGATATAGTGATGACTTCCGAGGTTAAAGGGATACCTCTTGCTATTTTTACAGCCTTCCATTTGGGTCTTCCACTGGCTGTGTGTAGATTTAGGAACAGAGCAAGTGATGGTCCTGCAGTTTCCGTACACTATCAAGCTGCAAGAGGAGAGATAAGAACTATGTTCATGGGAACTCGAAACCTGCCTAGGGGAAGTCGAGTATTGATAATAGATGATTTCATGCGAGGTGGAAGCACCGTCTCAGGTATGATGGCTGTAGCGAAGGAGTTTGGAGCCACTCCTGTGGGCGTTGGAGTGTTTATGGTTTCTTCCGAACCAGCAGAGAAAGCGGTCGATAATTACAAAGCTCTGCTGCGAATGGAAAAAGAAAGCGACGGAGCCGTAAAAATTTCTGTAGAAAAATCAATATAG
- a CDS encoding GHMP kinase (PFAM: GHMP kinases C terminal; GHMP kinases N terminal domain~COGs: COG1947 4-diphosphocytidyl-2C-methyl-D-erythritol 2-phosphate synthase~InterPro IPR004424: IPR006204~KEGG: aco:Amico_1154 4-(cytidine 5'-diphospho)-2-C-methyl-D-erythritol kinase~PFAM: GHMP kinase~SPTR:4-diphosphocytidyl-2C-methyl-D-erythritolkinas e) has product MLTVFSPAKLNLTLRILSRRLDGYHNLCSCFLRLPYWEKMTIMKKPQGDRRDSVETYGATIIDDENILVKVLREFRGKGWNIPNVEIKLWKTTPPGAGLGSGSGNAAALISWIEGITGKKAKVEEKTAIGADVPFLASGYNCAIVGGIGEKVIVENVNFKYTFAKLILVPRWSCSTKEAFRLIDELVEYEGRREEEACMEALDVVSALNLGEKIGLLPNDFSSMLIKAHFGYKLFFECFERYGALAWGISGSGSSCFALFKEPSSAFLSAEELEGFDEIGTIIVME; this is encoded by the coding sequence GTGTTAACTGTGTTTAGCCCTGCCAAGTTGAATTTGACCCTGAGGATCTTGAGCAGAAGGTTGGATGGCTATCATAACCTATGCAGTTGCTTTCTCAGGCTGCCATATTGGGAAAAAATGACCATAATGAAGAAACCCCAGGGGGATAGGCGTGATAGCGTAGAAACTTATGGAGCAACGATAATTGATGATGAAAATATACTTGTGAAAGTCTTGCGGGAATTCAGAGGTAAGGGGTGGAACATACCCAACGTTGAAATAAAGCTGTGGAAGACAACTCCTCCAGGAGCGGGGCTAGGTTCAGGAAGCGGTAACGCTGCAGCTCTCATATCCTGGATAGAGGGTATAACTGGCAAAAAGGCTAAAGTTGAAGAAAAAACAGCTATAGGTGCAGATGTGCCTTTTTTAGCGAGTGGGTATAATTGTGCCATTGTGGGTGGTATAGGTGAAAAAGTGATAGTAGAAAATGTCAACTTTAAATACACTTTTGCTAAGTTGATATTGGTTCCTCGTTGGAGCTGTTCTACTAAAGAGGCGTTTAGGCTGATAGATGAATTAGTTGAATATGAGGGACGCAGGGAAGAAGAAGCCTGTATGGAGGCATTGGATGTGGTGAGCGCCTTGAATTTGGGTGAAAAAATAGGACTTTTGCCAAATGATTTTAGTAGTATGCTTATTAAAGCCCATTTTGGTTATAAATTGTTTTTTGAGTGCTTTGAGAGATACGGAGCTCTTGCTTGGGGGATAAGTGGCAGCGGTAGCAGTTGTTTTGCCCTGTTCAAAGAACCTTCTAGCGCATTTTTGTCTGCGGAAGAGCTCGAGGGGTTCGATGAGATTGGGACAATTATAGTAATGGAGTGA
- a CDS encoding protein of unknown function DUF1021 (PFAM: Protein of unknown function (DUF1021)~InterPro IPR009366~KEGG: aco:Amico_1155 hypothetical protein~PFAM: protein of unknown function DUF1021~SPTR: Putative uncharacterized protein) encodes MSPSLSAIRNKVKLYKGHKVRYKALKGRRKTEEKMGVITEAYPHVFTLYVESQHGTVSFSYAELLTKEVELEILPEKKQLMQF; translated from the coding sequence ATGAGCCCGAGTCTTTCAGCGATAAGAAACAAGGTCAAGTTGTACAAAGGACACAAGGTGCGCTATAAAGCGCTCAAAGGGAGAAGAAAGACAGAGGAGAAGATGGGTGTGATAACCGAGGCGTATCCTCACGTTTTTACCCTATATGTGGAATCACAACACGGTACTGTGTCATTTAGCTATGCAGAGTTGCTTACTAAAGAAGTTGAATTGGAAATATTGCCAGAAAAGAAGCAGTTAATGCAGTTTTAG